CACCCCTCCAGAAGgggagaactggttcccacaagcactgccctctgggcagggCTAGACAGTttgaaaactgtgattggcccctgtgaagaggggcggGGACAAAAAAGCACCATAAGAACCCAAGGCTCCTGGGACTTGAGTCACTCTTGTGCAGATACTCTCCTggctagagagagacagacagaggcagaggcagagacagagacagagacagagaggataaagaacttttctatctccttcactttttttactttaaggcTTCCTCTATTTTGTACAGAAATTTCTGGCTTGAGATAGAATATCGGTGACAACAGAATTTCCTCAAATTCTTGACTAACTGGGGCAAGTCCCCTCCTTCCCTCAGGGCACACTTCTGCTTGCAGCCCTGCCTTTGGGGCAGAGAAAGAGGGTGATGGCTGCTGGAGGGAGAGACCCTGGTGCTGGCCATGTGGAGGAAGAAGCCTCGCAGCTTGTCTTTCCCAGAGAGTTTGAAACAGCACAAACTCTCCTCAATTCAGAAGTCCACATGCTGCTAGAGCATCGAAAGCAACAGCATGAAAGTGGGCAGGATGCACGAGAACTTCCAGTGGTTTTCTGGAAAACTTTAGATTATGCTGCCCGTTTTAGTCGTTTTCAAAACAGGGAAACCATTGCTAGTGTTCGGGGCTTGTTACTCCAGAAGAAGATCCACAAGTTTGAGTTGGCTGCTTTAGCAAACCTTTGTCCTGAGACAGCAGAGGAGGCCAAGgctctgattccaagcctagccGGTCGATTGGAAGATGAAGACTTGCAAGAGGTCCTTGATGATATTCAGACCAAGAGGAGCTTCCAGTATTAAGAGCAGGAACCCAGCCCTTCAGTGAACACCAAAGAGgaaatttcccagaagtcttctGCAACTAAGAAGAACTCCAACTCTCTCCAGAGACTATTCAGAAATGTCAGTCACAAAAGCTGGTCGAGCCTCCTAGGGACAAGGCCATGCAGAGTCCCCTTGCATCCACATGTCATGCAAACTCATGACCAGTTAGGATTCTTTTTGACCTTTGGAATGTTTGACCTGTGCCAAAGGCCAGGAGTGCCACTTGAATCTCCAAGGGACTTGGGGATGATTTCCTCTAATGAAGGGTTTCCAGGGGAGGTATTGGACCAGAGTCTAGGTGCTTGCTTTCACCTTTCCATCCCTCCTCTTCAATGGAATTGATGAAGGGGGAAGACTGAGTGGCAGAATTTAGCCAGGAAACACCTGTGGCATATTCGTGACTGCCTTATATCACTGAATTTGGCACTCCGTTTACATTCACATTTCTGGTTTGAATGTCAAGCCAATTTGAAATATCAACCCAGATTAGAATATGGACAAACAGCATGACTAAGACAGAGAGTGGTGTctcctaaacctaaacctaaaaaggaaaaatcaaagggAACCTATTCCTAAGTGTTTGAAATTCTGAAGGAGCAGAACAACCGAACAGCTTGTCATTTTGAAGCACCATGGAGTTCATTTGTCCATGAAATACAGagggaagaagatggagaaaatcctaGCAGTTGGGGGGGGCATCACTGTACAATCATAAGGTCAAAAGAGGCCTGGTTGAGGAGGCTCAGTGTGGCCCCTGGTATATCCTGAAGGCTGCAAGGTTCTGGAGCAGGAGGGCATTTGTGGGATTTATTCTGACAGCTGCCTTGGGACAGGGTCCTCTCTGAGTTGAAACTAGTCCCGGATCCAGATTTTAAATACCATTCAGTGTAGAGCTGCTCTATACCATAGGGTGTTCTCTGGGAAGACCGGAGAATGAGATTTCATTCTGGTGGAGCCATCACCATGAGCTCCATTTGGGGCACTTGTGTGGCCCCAAACTTAGCATCCGTTTCTGAAAGGTCATGCCAATATCTTTGGCACTTGCTTCTCCCATGCTACAAAATCTAGTTACTGCCACTTGATGTCATCCTAGAACGAAAGGGGGCAGGGGTAGATTCTATAGTGGATGTCTAGTTAATTGTGCAATTCCTAGGCAGTAGACAGTCTAaggaaatcaaattatttttctattccaaaAATTATTGACTAGCTAGTAATTTTCCCGTCTCGAGAGAGAGACATGATACACTTGAAGAACATATTGCTAGAGATGGACCCTGAAGGAGCCAAAGAAGCATTTGTAGGTCAGGCggaagctgggggtgggggggcgtgGTGCCGGCGGGTGGCACAGTTGTCAGGGAGGTCCCTTCCAAGTCCCCCAGAGAGGCTGCCACCATGTGGCTGTCCCATCTCTAGAGACAGGGTGAAGGAGCCATggatgaggaagaagatgagatGGAGAACTTTGAGATCCCTGATTGGGACCTCCAGAATGCATTCCAGCCCAAGCGGCAGCGTCATGGGCAGACCAAGGAGGAGGCCACAGAGGGAGTATGGGCTGAGCAGGAGAGGCCCAGCTCTGCAGGCCATGGCTCCCTCCAGAGACCTTTGGACTCCCGGTGAATTTCATTGGAGCTGGCCTGAAGCAAGCAGAGCAGGAGGATTCCGAGGAGCAAGAGAGGCCCGTGAAGCAGCTGGACTGGCCTCAAGATTTGGGCCCACAGAAGTGACAAGCAGCTGGGGATTGTCCAGCCAGCCAGAAAGGCTGGGTGGGAGGAGCCAAACCTTTCACAGACCCGGGCAGCTGGGCAAGGCACACCAAAGGAATTGGACACACGCTTTTGCAGAAGATGGCTTCTGGTGCAGGGAAAGGCCTGGCCAGGAAGGCACAAGGTAGCATTCACCCAATTGAAGCTAAGGGGAGAAAAGGCCAGGCTGCTGGGGAGCCTCTGGCTCAGAAGGGACCGCTCAGCCAGGGCAAGATTTCCCTGGGCTTGACTCCCAAGAAGAGGAGGTTCAGAAGGAGCTCAGCCAGGGGTGGAAAGACCTGAGTGGGGGCAGGAAGAAACCAAAATGCTCCTCTCCAACAGGTGCCTGCCGGGGTTTTCGGCTGTTCCTGCTCTCACCTGTAGGCCTTTGGTAGTCTCAGTtcactcccaagacctgtgggtgcccctggctcacttcaggggatcccttcacaCACTCCTTGATTACAGCACACTACTTCTCTGAGCCagagatctgagctccccttgcccaCCTGCTGCCCTTTCCcctgtttctactcacacaggactaggtccttggtggtcttggtcaggtccccagacctggggctgcccctTGTTCAGTCCTGGGCAGCCCCTCCCTCACTGGtggattctggccagtgctgacttcaACTCTGGCTCCCTTGGTGTGGTGGCTcggggagggtgggtcagcttttcattcccttagGTTGGGGAAATGACACAGTCCCACCTACCTTCACTGCTGAGCCTTGGTGTGGGGCCTCTCCCTTCTTATGAGGATGGTGTCttttctgggggtgggggaggggaggtttgaggtcatctgtgccattgggtctgaggagaggaagggagccaCCTTTACCAGGAAGTCCCCGATATTGTCAAAATGGATACCATTGTGCCCTAGAACATGAATAGGATGAGCACAGAAAAGTCTAGGAAAAGATGTGAACTGATATCATGTAAACTGATGACTGGAAGGACACTATACAGGAACAGAAATTTTGAATAGTGATCAACTCTGAAGGATTAAATCATCAGCAAAGTTTCCAAGGCATTCCCAAGGGACTCAGGATGGAAAAATACGATCAACACCCAAGCAATGAATTTTTGGAATCGGATGGTAGATCAGagtatgccatcttccacttcatTTGCTGAGACCTGACTGGAAGGGTGATGTGCATCTTCCCTCACGGATTCAGCAATAGGGAAACCTCTTATGAAAGCATTGCTATAgctcatatctgactctttattgCCTGGGGgacggggagggaaagaatctgatttctaaatggaaaatcaaaaattgtttccacaTGTAATTGAATAAACTGAAATGAAAACAGTCttccatattaaaaaacaaaaagtggcCATTTTTCTACACACACAGAACTAGAGTACCATGCTACTTGAACCTGTAGGGCTAGCAGCAGTCTAATGGTGGTCACATTCCCTGCAACTACAACGTCTTCTTTTACTCACAGAACAAACAACATCATAGCCACCTGGGCAAATTTCACCTAGATTCGggtatttaagaaaagaaatccaaGTTAACTTCCCCCCCCCATTCATGGTAGTCTGAAGACTCTCCCACATTCAGTACATTTACTAAATTTCCTTTCAAGTGTTTTCTGATGGGTGAGAAGAGCAAACTTCTCTTAGAAAGCTCTCCCACATTCACTACCCTCATGGTTTTCCTCCTTTGGAATCCTGATGGAAATCCATGGCTGACCTGTCAGAAGGTTTTGCCACCTTCACTATACACATCAATGATTCTCTTCAGTATGAGTTCTGATGGAAGGACCACGAGGTATTTGAACGTTTTGTTCACATTCAGAGTGTTCATAGGGCTTGGCTCCACTTTCAGTACTGATGCTGAGTAAGAAATGAGCAGTACTTGAAGGATTTCCCACAGTCAGTACATTCActaggtttctctccagtatgaattttctgatgttcaATAATGTGCTCTGTTTAAAAGCTCTCACATTGTGTCAGCCCAAGAAAAATCACCAGAGAAAACAGTTTCCACAGGGAAGGATAGAAACAAATTCCTATGTGGGAGCCCCAGTAAATGAACTTTCCAAAGTCTCCTGTTGACATCCCTTTTCATTAATGAGAAATGAGGGGTGTATGGAGCCAGTAAGAAATGAGTGTCTTCAATATAGTTTTGGTTATCAGTAGGGAAATTAGATCACTCTTCCTGAAACACCAAATGGAGATGATTGGAATCATTAGATAACAGTTtcactctcccttctcctttccccttcccagtcTCTTCTCACAAAAGCTCTTAATGAGGAATCTTTTGCATAGGAAGAGGATATTGGATGAGTTTCTTTTGAATTGGGAGTTCACTTGTAAATCTTGGGGTCTCCTTGAAGCACAGTGTCCCCATCCTTTGAGTAAGCAATGAAACCACATTTGTGGGCATCTCATCTTGGCCCAATTGTTTGAGCGGTAAGGGGGGGTATATCTTGTTATATGCAGACACCCCAAAATCCCCACTCCAGACAAGGGAAGTAATCAAGGTGGGCTATAATACAACAGGAAATGCTCAGTTCCACTTTTTGATATGAAGTTTTCACAACATTTTCCTCCCTTACAAGATTcatgcctccctccccccttccctttctcttccaggtgttgacaagcagttccactgggtcatTCAATGACCATTACTTGTCATGAAATAACAGGGCAGCAGGCTTGGAGTCGGCTCCAAGGGGAACCTTGGAGTGAACTGTCCAGTTTAGGGTACTCTCATGTATCTGGAATGTAAAACAGGTGCTTATCAGGAGACCACCttgaaatgtgaaaaagaaaaggacaaaaaacatGGTGGGGAATATGGGCAACCTGAGGACAGGACTCAGATTGAGAGGCAGGAACCACAGGCCTCAGGGTATCCAGACTCTCAGATCAAGGTATCtcattgcctagcacagtgtctgaaacAGAGTAGTCACTTCAATGTGGATTGAAATCCTATGTGTCCCTTGGTTGGCCAGAATGGGAGCTGAGCTCTAGAGGAAACCTCCTTTGGGAGGGTCCAAGGCTATCTGGCCATGACACAACAGAAACGAACCTTACAAGAGTTGCTGTGGCCCCAAGTTTTcccatgagaaactgaggcttgtctTGGCATGCTTGCTGTGCTAGCACCAGGCCTACTAGAGACATACGAGGTCTCTAAAATTCTCCTCCAGGAAAATAGTCAGAAAAGACTCAAAGGCCAGAAGAGTGGAAGGAAAGGGCTTTACCCAGCACCACACGAGTCCTTAGGCTGTAAAAGACCAACTCTTTCCATCTAAAGCGAAGCCCATGCAGTCCTCCAAATTCTGTCACCCccaaatattgaattttttttttttcagaaaacctgGACATCTTgggctgaggcagaagagtgaggcCAGGTTCTTCCTGTGCTCTTCTAGCTGAATCAAGTTCCTGGGGGGTGGTCAATGGCAAACCTTGGCCCAACAGAGCCATCCTGTTTGCCACTTTTAAAGGGAACACTTTggtctctctgagtttacacttgggaaagggaatcctttcttccctttgcctCTTCTGAGTTAACCTAACTGAGGTAGCCCTGCTTACATTGTGAAGAAGGGatcaactctcctttgtctactttggaAGGGAATCAGCAAGAGATTGAAGACCCTCCCTAGTCCTGGGTGACAAGCTACCAGGGTCATGGAGAAGTCCCAAGTCACTTAGAGCTGCACCCTACTAAGTCAGTGCCAAACTTGTGCATCCTCTGAGCAGAGTTCACACCTTCAGAAACCCAGGCAGCCAGGAAGGTGTGAACCCTCTTGATGTGTAGCCACCCCTCCAGAAGgggagaactggttcccacaagcactgccctctgggcagggCTAGACAGTttgaaaactgtgattggcccctgtgaagaggggcggGGACAAAAAAGCACCATAAGAACCCAAGGCTCCTGGGACTTGAGTCACTCTTGTGCAGATACTCTCCTggctagagagagacagacagaggcagagacagaggcagaggcagaggcagagacagagaggataaagaacttttctatctccttcactttttttactttaaggcTTCCTCTATTTTGTACAGAAATTTCTGGCTTGAGATAGAATATCGGCGACAACAGAATTTCCTCAAATTCTTGACTAACTGGGGCAAGTGCCCTCCTTCCCTCAGGGCACACTTCTGCTTGCAGCCCTGCCTTTGGGGCAGAGAAAGAGGGTGATGGCTGCTGGAGGGAGAGACCCTGGTGCTGGCCATGTGGAGGAAGAAGCCTCGCAGCTTGTCTTTCCCAGAGAGTTTGAAACAGCACAAACTCTCCTCAATTCAGAAGTCCACATGCTGCTAGAGCATCGAAAGCAACAGCATGAAAGTGGGCAGGATGCACGAGAACTTCCAGTGGTTTTCTGGAAAACTTTAGATTATGCTGCCCGCTTTAGTCGTTTTCAAAACAGGGAAACCATTGCTAGTGTTCGGGGCTTGTTACTCCAGAAGAAGCTCCACAAGTTTGAGTTGGCTGCTTTAGCAAACCTTTGTCCTGAGACAGCAGAGGAGGCCAAGgctctgattccaagcctagccGGTCGATTGGAAGATGAAGACTTGCAAGAGGTCCTTGATGATATTCAGACCAAGAGGAGCTTCCAGTATTAAGAGCAGGAACCCAGCCCTTCAGTGAACACCAAAGAGgaaatttcccagaagtcttctGCAACTAAGAAGAACTCCAACTCTCTCCAGAGTCTATTCAGAAATGTCAGTCACAAAAGCTGGTCGAGCCTCCTAGGGACAAGGCCATGCAGAGTCCCCTTGCATCCACATGTCATGCAAACTCCTGACCAGTTAGGATTCTTTTTGACCTTTGGAATGTTTGACCTGTGCCAAAGGCCAGGAGTGCCACTTGAATCTCCAAGGGACTTGGGGATGATTTCCTCTAATGAAGGGTTTCCAGGGGAGGTATTGGACCAGAGTCTAGGTGCTTGCTTTCACCTTTCCATCCCTCCTCTTCAATGGAATTGATGAAGGGGGAAGACTGAGTGGCAGAATTTAGCCAGGAAATACCTGTGGCATATTCGTGACTGCCTTATATCACTGAATTTGGCACTCCGTTTACATTCACATTTCTGGTTTGAATGTCAAGCCATTTTGAAATATCAACCCAGATTAGAATATGGACAAACAGCATGACTAAGACAGAGAGTGGGGTctcctaaacctaaacctaaaaaggaaaaatcaaagggAACCTATTCCTAAGTGTTTGAAATTCTGAAGGAGCAGAACAACCGAACAGCTTGTCATTTTGAAGCACCATGGAGTTCATTTGTCCATGAAATACAGagggaagaagatggagaaaatcctaGCAGTTGGGGGGGGCATCACTGTACAATCATAAGGTCAAAAGAGGCCTGGTTGAGGAGGCTCAGTGTGGCCCCTGGTATATCCTGAAGGCTGCAAGGTTCTGGAGCAGGAGGGCATTTGTGGGATTTATTCTGACAGCTGCCTTGGGACAGGGTCCTCTCTGAGTTGAAACTAGTCCCGGATCCAGATTTTAAATACCATTCAGTGTAGAGCTGCTCTATACCATAGGGTGTTCTCTGGGAAGACCGGAGAATGAGATTTCATTCTGGTGGAGCCATCACCATGAGCTCCATTTGGGGCACTTGTGTGGCCCCAAACTTAGCATCCGTTTCTGAAAGGTCATGCCAATATCTTTGGCACTTGCTTCTCCCATGCTACAAAATCTAGTTACTGCCACTTGATGTCATCCTAGAACGAAAGGGGGCAGGGGTAGATTCTATAGTGGATGTCTAGTTAATTGTGCAATTCCTAGGCAGTAGACAGTCTAaggaaatcaaattatttttctattccaaaAATTATTGACTAGCTAGTAATTTTCCCGTCTCGAGAGAGAGACATGATACACTTGAAGAACATATTGCTAGAGATGGACCCTGAAGGAGCCAAAGAAGCATTTGTAGGTCAGGCggaagctgggggtgggggggcgtgGTGCCGGCGGGTGGCACAGTTGTCAGGGAGGTCCCTTCCAAGTCCCCCAGAGAGGCTGCCACCATGTGGCTGTCCCATCTCTAGAGACAGGGTGAAGGAGCCATggatgaggaagaagatgagatGGAGAACTTTGAGATCCCTGATTGGGACCTCCAGAATGCATTCCAGCCCAAGCGGCAGCGTCATGGGCAGACCAAGGAGGAGGCCACAGAGGGAGTATGGGCTGAGCAGGAGAGGCCCAGCTCTGCAGGCCATGGCTCCCTCCAGAGACCTTTGGACTCCCGGTGAATTTCATTGGAGCTGGCCTGAAGCAAGCAGAGCAGGAGGATTCCGAGGAGCAAGAGAGGCCCGTGAAGCAGCTGG
This sequence is a window from Monodelphis domestica isolate mMonDom1 chromosome 3, mMonDom1.pri, whole genome shotgun sequence. Protein-coding genes within it:
- the LOC100017687 gene encoding DNA-directed RNA polymerase II subunit RPB4-like — protein: MAAGGRDPGAGHVEEEASQLVFPREFETAQTLLNSEVHMLLEHRKQQHESGQDARELPVVFWKTLDYAARFSRFQNRETIASVRGLLLQKKIHKFELAALANLCPETAEEAKALIPSLAGRLEDEDLQEVLDDIQTKRSFQY
- the LOC130458003 gene encoding DNA-directed RNA polymerase II subunit RPB4-like: MAAGGRDPGAGHVEEEASQLVFPREFETAQTLLNSEVHMLLEHRKQQHESGQDARELPVVFWKTLDYAARFSRFQNRETIASVRGLLLQKKLHKFELAALANLCPETAEEAKALIPSLAGRLEDEDLQEVLDDIQTKRSFQY